In Acidovorax sp. GBBC 1281, a single window of DNA contains:
- the mobH gene encoding MobH family relaxase, with translation MFALFQRKRPPSPAQAPHQDAAPKGKGLTRPEPPASLLATPRRQKLLEHIWQRTSLSRKQFTTLYQGPLERYAELVQQFPASESHHHAYPGGMLDHGLEIVAYALKLRQSHLMPAGATPEDQAAQAEAWTAATAYAALLHDIGKIAVDLDVEHADGSAWHPWHGPLRKPYRFRYRKDREYRLHTAAAGLLYRQLLDLEILDWLSGYPTLWAALLYVLAGQYEHAGVLGEIVTQADRASVAQELGGDPGKAMAAPKHALQRKLLDGLRYLLKEELRLNQPQASDGWLTQEALWLVSKTVSDKLRAHLLSQGIDGIPANNTAVFNVLQDHGMLQPTADGKAIWKATVTSDAGWSHAFTLLRLAPALIWEGHERPEPFAGSVEVVLDEPASCQETPTAEPENSHAVPVSGPSPSIAAESSLTKNSPVLPTPGDGVDALLALMETPAVEPVATEAAKALSQPIPRNPPTDSSPEPSRSIGTAVQAPSGEDFMGWLRRHIERRTLIINDAKALVHTVAGTAYLVSPGVFQRYAQEHPHVAVLAKQDQVADWLWVQKRFEKLQLHRKQDSGLNIWTCEVTGPRKSRRLHGYLLTDPKRLFEDMPPDNPYLSNPVSEAVPDGTAHIGLEGKSVM, from the coding sequence ATGTTCGCGCTGTTCCAACGAAAACGCCCTCCTTCACCCGCGCAGGCCCCGCACCAAGACGCTGCGCCAAAAGGAAAAGGGCTGACCCGCCCCGAGCCCCCCGCGTCGCTGCTCGCCACCCCGCGCCGGCAAAAGCTGCTGGAACACATCTGGCAGCGCACTTCGCTCTCACGCAAGCAGTTCACCACGCTGTACCAGGGGCCCCTGGAGCGCTATGCCGAGCTGGTCCAGCAGTTTCCCGCGTCGGAAAGCCATCACCACGCTTACCCCGGCGGCATGCTCGATCATGGCCTGGAGATCGTCGCCTACGCCCTTAAGCTACGGCAATCGCACCTGATGCCAGCGGGTGCGACACCCGAGGACCAGGCAGCACAAGCCGAAGCCTGGACGGCCGCCACCGCCTACGCGGCCCTGCTGCATGACATCGGCAAGATCGCCGTCGATCTGGACGTCGAGCATGCGGACGGCAGCGCCTGGCATCCCTGGCATGGTCCGTTGCGCAAACCCTACCGCTTCCGGTATCGCAAGGACCGGGAATACCGACTGCACACCGCCGCGGCGGGCCTGCTCTATCGCCAGCTGCTGGATCTCGAAATCCTTGACTGGCTCAGCGGATATCCGACCCTCTGGGCCGCGCTGCTGTATGTGCTGGCAGGCCAGTACGAGCATGCCGGCGTGCTGGGGGAAATCGTGACGCAGGCCGATCGCGCTTCGGTCGCCCAAGAGCTTGGCGGTGATCCCGGCAAGGCGATGGCCGCACCCAAACACGCCCTGCAGCGCAAGCTCCTGGATGGCCTGCGTTACCTGCTCAAGGAGGAACTCCGGCTGAACCAGCCCCAGGCTTCGGACGGGTGGCTGACGCAGGAGGCGTTATGGCTCGTCAGCAAAACCGTGTCGGACAAGCTGCGCGCGCATTTGCTGTCTCAGGGCATCGATGGCATTCCGGCCAACAACACCGCCGTCTTCAACGTCCTCCAGGACCACGGCATGCTGCAGCCCACCGCGGATGGCAAAGCCATCTGGAAAGCGACGGTGACCAGCGACGCGGGGTGGTCTCATGCCTTCACGCTCCTGCGGCTTGCGCCGGCGCTGATCTGGGAGGGTCACGAACGACCCGAGCCGTTCGCGGGTTCGGTAGAGGTGGTGCTGGACGAACCGGCATCGTGCCAGGAAACGCCAACCGCAGAACCGGAAAACTCGCACGCCGTTCCCGTCTCCGGTCCATCGCCATCAATTGCTGCAGAGTCATCCCTGACGAAAAACTCGCCTGTGCTGCCAACCCCAGGCGACGGCGTGGATGCGCTCCTGGCCTTGATGGAAACCCCGGCAGTCGAACCCGTTGCAACCGAGGCGGCGAAAGCACTGTCGCAACCGATCCCAAGGAACCCGCCCACGGACAGCAGCCCCGAGCCGTCACGCAGCATAGGAACAGCCGTACAGGCACCATCGGGCGAGGACTTCATGGGTTGGCTGCGTCGGCACATCGAGCGACGCACGCTCATCATCAACGATGCCAAGGCCCTGGTGCACACGGTCGCTGGCACCGCTTACCTGGTCAGCCCGGGCGTTTTTCAGCGCTATGCGCAGGAGCACCCGCACGTCGCAGTCCTGGCCAAGCAGGACCAGGTGGCCGATTGGCTGTGGGTGCAAAAACGCTTCGAGAAACTGCAGCTCCATCGCAAGCAGGACAGCGGCCTGAACATCTGGACTTGCGAGGTCACGGGGCCACGCAAGTCCCGGCGCTTGCATGGCTACCTGCTGACGGACCCGAAGCGGTTGTTCGAGGACATGCCGCCCGACAACCCCTATCTGTCCAATCCTGTGAGCGAAGCGGTGCCGGATGGCACCGCCCACATTGGACTGGAGGGAAAGTCCGTCATGTAA
- a CDS encoding IS630 family transposase — MARPHAVAIELSEADRAVLLGWSRRRKTAQALALRARIVLACADSAATNTAIAEAMGLSLMTVSKWRRRFAQHGIAGLDDAPRSGAPRTILDEQVEAVITTTLETVPENATHWSTRTLAAHLGLSQTTISRIWRAFALAPHRTEGFKLSTDPYFVDKVRDIVGLYLHPPERALVLCVDEKPSIQAHSDTAPAIPMQPGQPERHTHDYLRHGTTDLFAALDVKAGTVIAEVHRRHRSVEFRHFLQTVERATPAEFELHLVLDNASTHKSPIIQRWLLRHTRVHLHFTPTSASWINLVECWFSILTARRLKRGRFPSTRALENAIRAYVATNNVNPKPFVWTKTADQILQSVAEFCIRTSGSHH, encoded by the coding sequence ATGGCCCGACCGCATGCCGTTGCTATCGAGTTGAGCGAAGCCGACCGAGCTGTGTTGCTCGGTTGGTCACGCCGTCGCAAGACCGCCCAGGCCTTGGCGCTGCGAGCACGCATCGTGCTGGCCTGTGCCGATTCAGCAGCGACCAACACGGCGATTGCCGAAGCCATGGGTTTGAGCCTGATGACGGTGTCGAAGTGGCGTCGGCGCTTTGCCCAGCATGGCATTGCCGGCCTCGACGATGCACCCCGCTCAGGCGCTCCGCGCACGATCCTGGACGAGCAGGTCGAGGCCGTGATCACCACGACGCTGGAGACCGTGCCAGAGAATGCCACCCATTGGTCCACCCGTACGCTCGCCGCTCATCTGGGACTGAGCCAGACCACCATCTCGCGCATCTGGCGTGCCTTTGCATTGGCGCCGCATCGCACCGAAGGCTTCAAGCTCTCCACCGACCCGTACTTCGTCGACAAGGTGCGTGACATCGTGGGGTTGTACTTGCATCCACCCGAGCGCGCTCTGGTGCTGTGCGTGGACGAGAAGCCCTCCATCCAGGCCCACAGTGATACCGCTCCGGCCATACCCATGCAACCGGGCCAGCCGGAGCGCCACACGCATGACTACCTGAGACACGGCACGACAGACCTCTTTGCCGCCCTCGATGTCAAGGCCGGCACGGTCATCGCCGAGGTCCACCGACGTCATCGCAGCGTGGAGTTCCGTCACTTCCTGCAGACCGTCGAACGTGCCACGCCCGCGGAGTTCGAACTGCATCTCGTGCTCGACAATGCCAGCACCCACAAGAGCCCGATCATCCAGCGCTGGCTGCTCAGGCATACGCGTGTGCACCTGCACTTTACGCCCACCTCGGCCTCTTGGATCAACCTGGTGGAATGCTGGTTCTCGATCCTCACGGCGCGTCGGCTCAAGCGCGGGAGATTCCCCTCGACCCGCGCCCTGGAGAACGCCATCCGCGCCTACGTGGCTACCAACAACGTCAATCCCAAGCCCTTCGTCTGGACCAAGACGGCCGATCAAATCCTTCAGTCCGTTGCAGAGTTCTGCATACGAACTTCCGGTTCACACCATTAG
- a CDS encoding ABC transporter substrate-binding protein, whose protein sequence is MKKPILDWWSRVLGGTLSGALIFATGSPALAQEVLYVAGYGGSSEAVIKQDILVPFAATHNVKIEYVAGTSAANLARLQAQQGNPEIDVAILDDGPMQQAVSLGLCAPVAPFSGLDDLYDLAKTNGDGRSIGVGIVATGLAYNTEEFARRGWPAPTSWSDLATPAYKGKILLPSITNSYGLHALLALSKALGDAGTMEPAFDFVREKIGPNVLSFESSSGKISELFQTREVLLGVWGSGRALALSKSGFPVAFVTPKEGAVALQTTICPVTGSNAPQLSQALLQAFFTPQAQAALAREAGWGPTNRKTVLTPEIAATVTYGPQAVSQLIPVDWKAVNAERANWTKRWTREVEGG, encoded by the coding sequence ATGAAGAAACCTATCCTTGATTGGTGGTCGAGAGTGCTGGGAGGTACGTTGTCCGGTGCATTAATTTTTGCAACTGGCTCGCCCGCGTTGGCGCAGGAAGTTTTATATGTGGCTGGATATGGCGGAAGCAGTGAAGCCGTAATCAAGCAGGATATTCTCGTCCCATTCGCTGCGACGCATAATGTGAAAATAGAATATGTTGCGGGTACTTCGGCCGCCAATCTGGCGCGACTTCAGGCCCAGCAAGGCAATCCAGAAATCGACGTTGCCATACTCGATGATGGCCCTATGCAGCAGGCCGTGAGCCTGGGCCTTTGTGCTCCGGTCGCGCCGTTCTCTGGGCTGGATGATCTCTACGACCTTGCGAAAACGAACGGCGATGGCCGATCGATTGGTGTGGGTATCGTGGCGACTGGACTTGCCTACAACACCGAAGAGTTCGCGCGAAGGGGCTGGCCTGCACCAACATCCTGGAGCGATCTGGCCACTCCAGCCTACAAGGGCAAGATCCTGCTGCCGTCGATTACGAACAGTTATGGCCTGCATGCCTTGCTTGCTTTGTCCAAGGCGCTCGGGGACGCAGGCACGATGGAGCCAGCCTTTGATTTCGTGCGCGAGAAGATCGGTCCGAATGTGCTCAGCTTCGAAAGTTCTTCGGGAAAGATTTCCGAACTCTTCCAGACGCGCGAGGTTCTGTTAGGTGTTTGGGGAAGTGGTCGGGCATTGGCACTTTCGAAGAGCGGATTTCCGGTGGCCTTCGTGACACCGAAAGAGGGCGCCGTCGCACTACAGACGACCATCTGCCCGGTCACCGGCAGCAACGCACCGCAGTTGTCGCAGGCATTGCTTCAGGCTTTTTTCACGCCGCAAGCCCAAGCCGCGCTCGCCCGCGAGGCGGGGTGGGGACCGACCAACCGCAAGACGGTGCTCACGCCTGAGATTGCAGCGACGGTGACCTATGGCCCGCAGGCAGTTTCCCAACTCATTCCCGTTGACTGGAAAGCGGTAAATGCAGAACGGGCGAACTGGACGAAGCGCTGGACCCGCGAAGTCGAGGGCGGTTGA
- a CDS encoding ABC transporter permease translates to MLPYFLSLPALVFYGLLLAVPLVATFLLSFQMAGGYSGGNYLEVISDSYFHTVFLRTFILSISVTVICVLIGTPQAIILSRMGNPWRSLFLVAILGPFLISVVVRTLGWAILLGSNGPISLALQGLGLAQEPVSLLYSMSGMVIALVHVLVPFVVISVWVSLQRCDPDVERAGASLGASEFTILRRLLLPQIMPGVISGSVVVFSLAATAFATPAIIGGRRLKVAATAVYDEFLSTLNWPLGAAIAMTLLFANLAILAAYRRMTERQPRHGDALVQNQPKEIPA, encoded by the coding sequence ATGCTTCCGTACTTCCTGTCGCTTCCGGCGCTGGTGTTTTATGGATTGTTGTTGGCCGTTCCGCTCGTCGCGACCTTTCTGCTCAGTTTCCAGATGGCAGGAGGCTACAGCGGCGGAAATTATCTGGAAGTCATATCCGACAGCTATTTCCACACGGTGTTTCTGCGCACTTTCATTCTGTCGATCAGCGTCACAGTCATCTGCGTACTGATCGGTACACCGCAGGCGATCATCCTGTCGCGGATGGGAAATCCCTGGCGCAGCCTTTTTCTGGTGGCGATCCTCGGGCCCTTTCTCATATCTGTGGTGGTCCGCACGCTTGGCTGGGCAATCTTGCTTGGCAGCAATGGCCCGATCAGCCTTGCGCTGCAGGGGCTCGGTTTGGCACAAGAGCCGGTATCGCTGCTCTACTCGATGTCGGGAATGGTCATTGCACTGGTGCATGTATTGGTGCCATTCGTGGTCATTTCGGTCTGGGTCTCGCTGCAGCGTTGCGACCCGGATGTGGAAAGGGCTGGGGCATCGCTTGGGGCCAGCGAATTCACCATCCTTCGGCGCCTGCTTCTGCCGCAGATCATGCCCGGCGTCATATCGGGATCGGTGGTCGTCTTCTCGCTTGCTGCAACCGCCTTCGCCACACCGGCAATCATCGGTGGTCGGCGCCTGAAGGTTGCGGCCACCGCTGTCTATGACGAGTTCCTCAGCACACTCAACTGGCCCCTCGGTGCAGCGATTGCGATGACGCTCCTGTTTGCCAATCTGGCAATCCTCGCCGCCTATCGTCGCATGACTGAGCGTCAGCCACGCCATGGCGATGCATTGGTACAGAACCAGCCGAAGGAAATCCCCGCATGA
- a CDS encoding LysR substrate-binding domain-containing protein gives MSHLNIRQLEAFRAVMLSGSVTGASELLRVTQPSVSKLIAQLEANTSLRLFDRLRGRLVPRPEAKGLFLQVDKAFAVLEETARSARRIAHGASGHLRLVSIPACGLEFLPNAISMFLKERENAMIEFNIRSSSYVEEWVSNKQVDAGFATATAAGAGVDVEPFVSLKAVCVLPNAHPLTHKSHIEPEDLATERLCCTNRDADARRLTA, from the coding sequence ATGTCCCATCTCAATATCCGCCAGCTTGAGGCATTTCGCGCTGTCATGCTCTCCGGCTCGGTGACCGGTGCAAGCGAACTCCTCAGAGTCACCCAGCCAAGCGTCAGCAAGCTGATCGCACAGCTTGAAGCCAATACCAGCTTGAGATTATTCGATCGCCTTCGTGGGCGGCTCGTCCCACGGCCAGAGGCCAAGGGATTGTTTCTACAAGTAGATAAGGCATTCGCTGTTCTGGAAGAAACGGCGCGCAGTGCTCGTCGTATTGCCCATGGTGCATCTGGGCATCTGCGGCTTGTGTCCATCCCCGCATGCGGGCTGGAGTTCCTGCCGAACGCCATTTCCATGTTTCTCAAGGAGCGGGAAAATGCCATGATCGAGTTCAATATCCGCTCATCGAGCTATGTGGAGGAATGGGTATCCAACAAACAGGTCGATGCGGGTTTCGCCACCGCAACCGCCGCAGGGGCCGGGGTGGACGTTGAGCCATTCGTGTCTCTCAAAGCGGTCTGCGTACTCCCCAATGCACACCCGCTCACGCACAAATCTCACATTGAGCCAGAGGACCTTGCCACTGAGCGGCTTTGTTGCACAAATCGCGATGCTGATGCCCGTAGACTGACTGCGTGA
- a CDS encoding ABC transporter ATP-binding protein yields MTYLELAGLRKQYAGFVAVDALTLGVKRGEFLSLLGPSGCGKTTTLQMIAGFVHPTAGAIRLADNDLLATKASERGLGVVFQSYALFPHMTVEENIGFGLQMRRMAPDECRRRVSEILELVHLGGMRRRLPSQLSGGQRQRVALARALVIEPPILLLDEPLSNLDAKLREDMQIELRRIQRTVGTTTIMVTHDQSEAMALSDRIAVMNQGRIEQVGPPHDVYERPVTAFVATFLGKTNLLNGRVKRGGEGDAALVVRDINLPLPAGVSATGDISVSLRPEKIAIEPLAASTSSSHSLEAKVCMRVFCGDHWIYEVDSPVGRLLLRRQNEGVPVEEGQTVGLRWNAEDMQIVGGTP; encoded by the coding sequence ATGACCTATCTAGAACTCGCCGGTCTGCGCAAACAATATGCCGGCTTCGTCGCCGTCGATGCGCTGACGCTCGGCGTCAAGCGCGGTGAATTTCTTTCGCTGCTCGGTCCTTCCGGCTGCGGCAAGACCACGACATTGCAAATGATCGCGGGCTTCGTACATCCAACCGCGGGCGCCATTCGCTTGGCCGACAATGATCTGCTTGCAACCAAGGCCAGCGAGCGTGGGCTTGGCGTGGTGTTCCAGTCCTACGCACTTTTTCCCCACATGACGGTGGAGGAAAACATCGGCTTCGGTCTTCAGATGCGCCGTATGGCGCCAGATGAATGCCGCCGTCGCGTCTCTGAGATTCTCGAACTGGTGCATCTCGGCGGCATGAGGCGTCGGCTACCGAGCCAGCTTTCCGGTGGCCAACGCCAACGGGTCGCGCTGGCGCGTGCTCTGGTGATCGAACCGCCGATCCTGCTTCTGGATGAGCCGCTCTCCAACCTTGACGCCAAGTTGCGTGAAGACATGCAAATCGAGCTTCGGCGCATCCAGCGGACGGTTGGCACCACGACCATCATGGTGACGCACGACCAGTCCGAAGCCATGGCGCTTTCAGACCGGATCGCGGTGATGAACCAGGGCCGGATTGAACAGGTCGGCCCGCCGCACGATGTCTATGAGCGACCCGTGACGGCTTTCGTCGCCACATTTCTCGGCAAGACGAATCTGTTGAACGGTCGTGTGAAGCGGGGGGGCGAGGGCGATGCCGCACTGGTGGTGCGGGACATCAATTTGCCGCTCCCCGCGGGTGTCTCTGCGACGGGCGACATTTCCGTGTCGCTGCGCCCCGAAAAGATAGCGATTGAACCATTGGCCGCCTCCACGTCGTCGTCTCATTCCCTGGAGGCGAAGGTATGCATGAGAGTGTTCTGTGGGGATCACTGGATCTATGAAGTGGACAGCCCGGTCGGGCGTCTTCTTCTACGGCGCCAAAACGAAGGCGTGCCGGTGGAAGAAGGCCAAACAGTCGGTTTGCGCTGGAATGCCGAAGACATGCAGATCGTGGGAGGGACCCCATGA
- a CDS encoding DUF3944 domain-containing protein yields the protein MKSEELDDLVYCLTHDKDGDVRWTEELTQNSHYKTHYPDHHQYWKLVAAEIQCFGANSFATLFRGGEGVRYKEVLMDVCDKMNVNYNKRSSAEIIEGNLLMKILTDALEKMSPEELNELAKATGIKNAGGITPETMVGVFQAVFRAGGFKSYQLTLIIVNAVLKALIGRGLSFAGNAALTRTMALLTGPIGWVITGLWTAVDIAGAAYRVTIPAVIQVAALRQKHLNGKQSEKVSFS from the coding sequence ATGAAATCCGAAGAACTCGATGACCTTGTTTATTGCCTTACTCACGATAAGGACGGCGATGTTCGGTGGACAGAAGAACTGACTCAGAATTCTCATTACAAGACCCACTATCCCGATCACCATCAGTATTGGAAACTTGTGGCCGCAGAAATTCAGTGCTTTGGTGCCAACTCGTTTGCTACACTTTTTCGGGGCGGGGAGGGGGTAAGATACAAAGAAGTGCTCATGGATGTTTGTGATAAAATGAATGTTAATTACAATAAACGCTCCAGCGCTGAAATAATTGAAGGCAATCTTCTTATGAAGATCCTCACCGATGCTCTTGAGAAAATGAGCCCTGAAGAACTCAATGAATTGGCGAAGGCAACCGGAATTAAAAATGCTGGCGGAATTACGCCAGAAACGATGGTTGGAGTATTTCAGGCTGTATTCCGTGCTGGCGGTTTTAAATCTTACCAGCTGACCCTCATCATTGTTAACGCAGTATTGAAGGCTCTGATTGGTCGTGGCCTCTCTTTTGCTGGCAATGCTGCATTAACAAGAACGATGGCATTGCTTACTGGTCCGATTGGTTGGGTTATTACTGGTCTGTGGACCGCTGTTGACATTGCAGGCGCTGCGTATCGAGTGACGATTCCCGCAGTTATTCAAGTGGCAGCGCTTCGCCAGAAACATCTGAATGGAAAGCAATCGGAGAAAGTTTCTTTTAGTTGA
- a CDS encoding IS5 family transposase, translating into MPRKPYPTDVSDEEWSFAAPYLTLMDQHAPQREHDLREVFNALRWLVRAGAPWRMLPNDLPPWEAVYQQSRRWLDAGCFEAMVSDLRSIIRVAQGRQGQPSAVVMDGRTLQSSCESGPRAGYDGYKRKRGSKVHMAVDTLGHLLAVHVTPADEQERAQVHQLCEDVQQATGHTVQRAWADQGYTGKAASKAAQDNGIDLQIVKLPEAKKGFVLLPRRWVVERSFGWLARFRRLSRDYERLPQVLGGLHFLVFAVLMLPAAARGLAAAGSS; encoded by the coding sequence ATGCCCCGCAAGCCCTACCCAACAGACGTCAGCGATGAAGAATGGAGCTTCGCTGCGCCTTACCTGACCCTGATGGACCAGCACGCGCCCCAGCGCGAGCATGATCTGCGAGAAGTCTTCAACGCGCTGCGCTGGCTGGTGCGCGCGGGAGCGCCCTGGCGGATGCTGCCCAACGATCTGCCGCCCTGGGAAGCGGTTTACCAGCAGAGCCGGCGGTGGCTGGATGCGGGCTGCTTCGAGGCCATGGTCTCTGATCTGCGCTCCATCATCCGCGTGGCCCAAGGGCGCCAGGGCCAGCCCAGCGCCGTGGTGATGGACGGGCGAACGCTGCAATCGAGTTGCGAGAGTGGCCCACGTGCAGGCTATGACGGCTACAAACGCAAGCGAGGCAGCAAGGTGCACATGGCCGTGGACACGCTGGGCCATCTCCTGGCGGTACATGTCACGCCGGCCGACGAGCAAGAGCGCGCTCAGGTGCACCAGTTGTGCGAGGACGTGCAGCAGGCCACTGGCCATACGGTGCAACGGGCCTGGGCAGACCAAGGCTACACGGGTAAGGCGGCATCCAAGGCGGCGCAGGACAACGGCATCGATCTGCAGATCGTGAAGCTGCCCGAGGCGAAGAAAGGCTTTGTACTGCTGCCGCGGCGCTGGGTGGTGGAGCGAAGCTTTGGTTGGCTGGCGAGGTTCCGCAGGCTCTCCCGGGACTATGAGCGGTTGCCGCAAGTGCTCGGCGGGCTGCATTTTCTGGTGTTTGCAGTGCTCATGTTGCCCGCCGCTGCACGGGGGCTAGCTGCGGCGGGAAGTTCATAA
- a CDS encoding IS5 family transposase — protein sequence MTETKNRQRSKYRTTNWKAYNAALKARGSLTMWLDEGMQWFGTPTGRRGRSRTFSDAAIQFCLSIKCLFGQPLRQALGMVQSLLRLAKLDWPVPDFSTVCRRQKTLQVELSYQRTNSPLQLLVDSTGIKFLGEGEWKRKKHGAEYRREWRKVHLGIDAQTLEIRAIEVTSNAIGDAPMLPGLLAQIPTDESIESVSADGAYDTRACLDAIAERHAMAVIPPRKNASHWKKSSPGSAHRNEAIRACQRLGRGIWKKWSGYHRRSLVETKMHCFKRLGERVIARTFDRQVVELHVRVALLNRFSQIGRPHTVSVTAVA from the coding sequence GTGACAGAGACGAAGAACAGGCAGCGGAGCAAGTACCGCACGACGAACTGGAAGGCGTACAACGCGGCGCTGAAAGCGCGAGGCTCGTTGACGATGTGGCTAGATGAGGGCATGCAGTGGTTTGGCACGCCGACCGGCAGGCGTGGACGCAGCCGAACCTTCTCGGACGCAGCAATCCAGTTCTGCCTGAGCATCAAGTGCCTGTTCGGCCAGCCCTTGCGACAGGCGCTGGGCATGGTGCAGAGCCTGCTGCGGCTGGCAAAGCTGGACTGGCCGGTACCTGACTTCAGCACTGTTTGCCGGCGCCAAAAGACCTTGCAGGTCGAACTGAGCTACCAGCGAACCAACTCGCCGCTGCAGTTGCTGGTGGACAGCACCGGCATCAAGTTCCTGGGCGAAGGAGAGTGGAAACGCAAGAAGCATGGTGCTGAATACCGGCGCGAATGGCGCAAGGTCCATCTGGGCATCGACGCGCAGACGCTGGAAATACGCGCCATCGAGGTGACCAGCAACGCCATTGGGGATGCGCCGATGTTGCCCGGGTTGCTGGCTCAGATTCCCACTGACGAATCCATCGAAAGCGTCAGTGCCGATGGCGCCTACGACACGCGCGCCTGCCTGGACGCCATTGCCGAGCGGCACGCGATGGCGGTGATCCCGCCCCGCAAGAACGCCAGCCATTGGAAGAAGTCGAGTCCGGGCTCGGCGCATCGTAATGAGGCCATTCGGGCGTGCCAGCGCCTGGGTCGCGGCATTTGGAAGAAGTGGAGCGGCTACCACCGGCGCAGCCTTGTGGAGACGAAGATGCACTGCTTCAAGCGACTGGGCGAACGGGTGATCGCGCGCACGTTCGACCGCCAGGTTGTGGAGCTGCATGTCCGCGTGGCCTTGCTCAATCGGTTCAGTCAGATCGGCCGTCCTCACACCGTGTCGGTGACTGCTGTGGCATAG
- a CDS encoding LysR substrate-binding domain-containing protein — protein MGPETAFRHLIDRTFQDADINRHIVVETGYSSVASALVQAGTGVAILDPFSALDGWRKGMITLRPFKPEVPFKLNILYPSDTPRSNLLLNFIQSLRTSVLSCAQELDKAGVPQGVEFQIAKNH, from the coding sequence TTGGGACCAGAAACGGCATTCCGGCATTTAATCGACCGGACCTTCCAGGATGCGGATATCAACCGGCATATTGTGGTTGAAACAGGATATTCGTCTGTGGCTTCGGCGCTGGTACAAGCCGGCACGGGCGTTGCGATTCTCGACCCGTTTTCCGCACTTGATGGATGGAGGAAAGGCATGATCACACTGAGACCATTCAAACCGGAAGTCCCATTCAAGCTGAATATCCTTTATCCTTCTGATACGCCGCGCTCGAATCTTCTCCTGAATTTCATTCAGAGTCTGAGAACCAGCGTTCTCTCTTGCGCGCAGGAATTGGATAAGGCTGGTGTGCCCCAAGGCGTTGAATTTCAGATCGCCAAAAATCACTGA